In Carassius carassius chromosome 38, fCarCar2.1, whole genome shotgun sequence, the genomic stretch ACTGAAAGCTGGTTTCCTGTAATTATAGCTCCATAATATTTCTGGACATGTTTTTAATTCTAATGAGGAGATTTGAATGCAGATTAGACTTAACGGATAAAGCAAACTTAACTAGGGCGGCTGCAAAAAGAACATTTCTGAAAGGCATTTGTCCAACCTCACAATACACGAGACAACCACTGTGGGGAAAagttaattggaaaaaaaatggCACAAACTGTGAGATTAAACAGTGATGTTGATTAATAAGAGAGCATTCCAGAATAAAACCATGCATCTGACCGTGATACTAGACAAAAATAGATGATGAaacagctgaatttttttttaattttcttacaTTGAAGGGGGAACTTTTGAGCTCTTCTGACTTAAAGGTCAGTAAACAAGCACCTAAAAACCAACCACAACACACTACAAAACACACTAAAACCATTTTCATCTTacttaaagttttagtcattttgtgtgtttttgtcatttttattttatttttattaattgccaGTAGcacatttattcatgtttattttagtttcacttgtagttattttagtaggctacatcaagttaaactaaatgaaaattaaaatgttgatttGGAAACTGGACAGAATTTTGTATTGGCTATGTCTCTGAGTTAAAGGTGTTATCTGTCAGCAATATCATACAAGTAGACGTGAGATATGTCTCTCagtgtgatattgcatttatacaacagttgGACGGCATGagtgtgtaaatacataagaaaaacaaacaaagtgaCTTTAAAAACTTTCTTTTGTGAAGAACTGTTTCCTTCTGCCACAGATTCAAATCTCAATTTGACAGTGTAACAGCTGAGCCCAAGCCTACGTCACTAATTAGAAAACGTCACTTTAGAACTAGTAACAAAGGAACATTGAGTTGCTTCATTGAAAgcttattgtattactgtataaaaaagttaattgtaTTATGTAGAGTATTATGAGAGAGACTGACTAAGCGagtgattacctgcatctgactcaatctcatattcacaataaaacattagttaGAATTTCCGATGAGGACAGCTCTGCTCAGTACATTTGTTAACTGGGTCTTACAAGCTGttcttaaaagtaaaaaatataaatttcagtCTCTTTCAGTACAAAAGTCTTTACCGCTGACTCATAAAACAGTCTTTTGTGGCCATCTAATGGtgtaaaatgtaactaaaatcacTATCACGAACACACAGTTCCCCAACACTACTATtattatgtgtaatttttttaaataataaacaacagcCATCTTAAAAGTTGCTAGACAATTCAGTCAGAAGCACAAAGGCAGTGTTTTAATATACAtcattaaagttaaataaaatataacgtgATGTGATTTTGCCATCAGCCaaaactatttgctctggaacaaataatagattaatgagaccaaagactgactttttaatcaaatgttaCGGAAGAGAAAGTCTTTTCAAATACTTATATCTGCTAAAAGTTTACTTTGCAGCTTTTAAGTTATAGATGGCCTTAAGGATATCAGATATATGGCAAGAAACAAACGTCAGTCAGTTTGTTTCCtttaatgtttgaatattttgcaCATCCTCATTCACAAATGATGtccataaacaataaaaaaaagtttaattttataaTCTTTGAGCAAAATTTGCAAACAAATACTACACACTGATCAAACAAAATCTCAATCAGTGCTCAAAATCAATGCTTCCATTCGATTATATATTTCATCTTGTTCTTGATCCGCTGGTACTTTAAAAGAGCTATTCTAAACTTACCAGTGATCTGCATTGCACCGGTCACTAATGGGATATTTATAGCAGAATCATCAGTGGGGGCTGGTACCTTCCCATACGGGACTGTTTGGGAATGCCTGTTAGGGCACGGTCACTTTCCTAATATACCCCATATCCCTGTTTCAGATTCAAGACAGCACTCCAGCTCTCAGTTCACAGTGTATATGTGTGACAGTGTGTGAAactgtttattcatgttttgatGCTGTTGGTGAGCCGCTTTATGACCTTACGACGTTCATATTGATGACGGGCACCATGATGCGGAGTATGGACGCAAGGGAAACTGAGATTGACCTGAGGGATGCAGGGGATGGAGAGGATGACGAGGGACAACAGACGTGGAAGACACAGCTGGAAACAGTcctggaggaagaggaagaagaagatgtGATCTCTACACAGAGTGACACCAGGCCTCTGATCAATGAACGGGACCCAAGACAAATAAATGAGAGTCTTAAGGTAATCTCTTTTTGGCCACCTACAGTTCTTCGTTGTAGCATTATAGAGTCTGTAGAATGTCACTTTTGATTGGGACAGTGACTGATGTGGAAATGTTATTGAAGGGCCAGGAAAATATTAAACCACTATTGATTCTAATGTAGACTACAGCCTCAAAACCTCCAACCCATCAAATTAACtcactgcaaaaaataatttCCTACTGtgaatttttgtcttgttttccagtgagtttatgcttaaaacaagataaatatcTGTCAGTAGgggtaatacaaatatataattcaaatggaaaacaaagacTTGTTCTTACCCCATAGACAGATATTGGTTTAATCATAAAATCACATAATTGTGACTGATTAAAAGTAACCTATCGGCAAATGCTAAGTATAAACACTTGAAACATCTTCCCCTCAAAATAAGACTTAATACCTTAAGTCATTCTCCTTCTCAAATAAATCTCTCCTGATTgaagaatgtttagatatctgtaaataaatatatatatatatatattataaaaattaatttaattaattttttttttttttttgcaatactgGATTTTGCTCAATCATATTTTCAAAACCTTTGCATTTTATGGCATTTTTGGTAGGTTAATTAGGTTGAATTAGAATCCACTTTGTTGAATCAACTCTAATCCAAAGTAAGGAACATTGTTCTGACATTGTAGACAAGCACAGCTGGTAGCAGGAGATGGATTAGAAGAACATGTGTGAATATCTCCAATGATGTGGACAATAATAGCAACCACTTCTTAAATGAGCTGACCAGACAAATTACACAGCTGTTAAAGACTAGCAGTAGCCACTGCAGCATTGTCTGTTATGAACTGTTGCTAATACTATTGCAGTTTTCAGTTTAAAATACTGCACTTAAGAGGTTAAAATACATATCGAATGCTGTGAAGTAGCCTACCACAGATGGAGACAgtccatttatttagaaatgaacATATTCACTCAATACTGTTGCTGTAGCCTTTCATTTAAAAAGCTAATCAGCTTAGCTAATTTGTTTTAGAACATGCATGTGCATTAGCTAAATTTAATATGACAGTTGTGATTTAATGTATTAGCCTAGTCGAGATCAGCTTAGCCAATGTTAGCTTAGCCAGctatatttaaatgtcaaataatgtctaaaatgtaaaatcaaatctaaatcaagatttattaatattttttgttttcatggtATGAAAGATTATTAACTTAGACAATATTAGCTTAGCCAGCTTAGTTTTTCACATTCATGTTAAAGCTAATGTATTCATTAGTTAGTGAAAGATTAGCTTAGCCAGTGTTAACGTGGCCAGTATTTCCCTTCCATATCCATGTAGCTAATTGTAtccatacatttaaatgtaaaaatcatgcctaaaatgtaaaaatttaatctAATTCATGATTTATGACTCTTGTTGTCAGGTTCATTGGTGATGTTAATGAAAATTATCTTAGCCAATATTAGCATCACCAGCTTAATCGTTCCCTGTTCATTAAAAAGGTACTTTAATATAGTGTTTACATTGACTAAAATAGTGGCCTAGGGGCAATTTTCAAGAtagctgtatttattttaaagcagatGAGGGCAGGAGATGCTGCTTTTCTGAATGTTCTGTTCTGACAGGTTAGTTTTGAAGATGTGATAGCAGAGCCAGTCTCGGTGCGCAGTGGGGATCGGGTGTGGATCTGGAGTCACGCTCTTTTCGAGGTGTCCAAGGTCTGGTTTTATCGTATAATCACTGCTCTGCTGGCTGTTCCAGTGTCCCTCCTCGCTGGGATTCTCTTCGCCATCCTGAGTTTTGCTCACATCTGGTATGAGTAGATCCTCTgattcgaacccatgaccttggaaTTTTAAGTCatgttgaaaaaaacagcatatgctggttagttATGTTTTGAAGCTGGAATGTATAtttgagctggtcctttgctggtttttgCTGGCCATGCGCTGGTCCTGAACTGGtcgaccagcacatgaccaacatTAACCAGCAAAGGATCATCATAAACCATCTTAAACCAGTTCAAACCAGCATcccagcttcaaaacatacctaaccagcatatgctgttaaaaaaagacatgtttcaaataaaaaaaagaaagaaaaaaaagaaagaaaaaaaagaaagagaaatgctAAACTTtcacctttttctttgtttcaggTTCTTTACGCCATGTGTGCAGGTTGTCTTGATTAACACTGGGTGGTTGCAAACTTTATGGAGCAGCGTTTTAGACATAATCATCCTACCCATCTTCCAAAGCGTAGCCAAGTGCTGCAGTGGGATTAGTGTCGTTCTCACACGGGAATGATAGACATGCGCTGGAATCTGCTGAATCAATTCAAATGGATATTCACAGTGAACTTTTGGGCAGATGTCTGGCCATCTGACTCCTAGTGCATGTCAAGGGGGACCATGCCCAAATGTCAAGCGTGATGAATGTTAACTCGCTGCCAAAGACTGAGAGGAAGTGGATATTTGAAAATGCATGTTTGCTTAGGTATGAATGTAATTTGAAGGGATAGTTCCACCAAAAATGATGTTCAAAACCCATGTTATTATTTTcttcatctgtggaacacaaatatgGACTAATTTAACAGTGCTTTATATATCAACTTTTatgttctaagaaaaaaaaaacgtcttaGTTTTgcagtgacatgagggtgagtaaattatgacggAGTTTTCAATTCTCAAAGAACTAAACCTGTGTGTTTTGTACAGACTTTAtcaatgttttctttttgtcAAATAATTTCTCAATTTTCCATTGAAGGTGCCATAAAATGTCTGCAGCTGGTTGGGGTCGAGCTATCCTGCCTTATGGCAATTGATTATGGTAAAGTTATGTTGCTATAACATCTGTTGTGTGTTTTGATGACCTGTTTTGCATTGCATTGAGGACACATTGTGTGTTCTTTGAAGTATTCTCCAAGCCCTTTTGTTTGTAAAATAACGGTAGTCGTTCCTGACTATCCAATTAAATGCCTCACTCTTCATATGCATATATGAGGCCACCAAAATGATAGAAACAACTGATTCAGTAATATGGTGCTGTAAACGATCAATCTGCCAGTCATTTTAATCTGATTATCTCTATTCTAGCTAGTGTTGAGATCATATCTCCATGCCATGTACTTCCCATCTTaaagtgacattttaaaacatatgcaaAATCTCTcaaggtcttaaagtgacagttcacccaaaaatgaactctgtcatcatttaatgattttcagaattttcatttttgggagaactatccctttaactcaaATAAAAAAGACTCAGGGTACAGATGCATCATGGATCTATAAATAATGGCAATCATATGGGTGTGTCTGTAACTTAGCAAAAGGAAACACAAACATGGCTGGACTCATCCCGTGAGAATGTGTAGATGCTAAAAACAGTCTGACATACCAGTATGTTTCATTGGATAGCTAAATGTTGCAtttaacaaaaagcaaaaaagcaGATTTTGCCACCATGTACAGAACATCAACCTTTATTGTTATATAAGGAATCCATcaatagaaaaaaacaaagagaTAAGTGAAGGTTTTCATTAAAGGGAGATGTTTGAGAGTGACTGGATGTACAAATGGTCAATGGACCAACTAAAAGCGCAAGTGCATAGAAGTGTGTAACATTTCACAGTCTGATCCAGTACACGTAAAAACTTATAATACAAAACTCAACCGTAATTCACATTTTTGTGATCAATTCTTATAtgttacttttaattaaataaagaaatgaagtGGAATGAAATATCTTAACAAATCATAAACACAATGAACAGTTGTTCCTCATAAATACAGAAAACATTTGTACACCTTTTGGCCCGCTGAGATGGTTTTAACGAACTCAAATTCCCAATATCTGTATGATTAACATGGCAGTACTGGAAAACTAAAACAATTGTTCAGTCTATACAAGaactgaaataaagaaaatgataAACATGACTTCAGGGGAAGTCAGAAACCATGTGTTGAAATTTTAACCATAAAGGTCTGACTGAAACATGTGGAGGAAAGGGTGGTTTATGCCACCTGAATCATGTGGCCCACTGTGTCCTCTTCAGACTGATCCTGCTCAGATTTCTGTGAGGAAAAAAGAAGATAAAGATGATGAAAACTACATCAATACGACATGCTTTGGGAGGGTGACTGGAGTTGAACTCTTACCTGTTTGAACCATGAGAATTTTCTGATCAATGTGtctgatatataaaatattagtgaTTGACTCAACTTCAATTTTTAAACCATCTATGCgatttaaatatataacattttatattgaagacttataatacaaaaattaatatttaacccTTGTGCCGTGCTGAAAAATCCTTCACCTAATTTGGGGTTCCCAAAAATGGtggctttaattttttatataactctcaTTATACTATATTACCACCAACatgttttcttttattcattGAGTACTTTGACCAATCAGtttcaaaaataataacaaaacctGTGTTAACTGACAGAAACAAAAGGTGTTGAAAAGACGGAATCCAGTATTTGGTTATAACACAGCCTAATGAGAAATGTATTAACTATGTATTAACTCCTCTCCAGGTCAACTCAACATGAACTTTTTATCAGCATGTAAAAGGCATTACTAACCAAGTATAAATGAAGAACAAAGGTTTATTTGCATAaaaagagcatatatatatatggcatatatatatatatatatatggcatatatatatggcatatatatatatatacacacacatcattAAGTAACAAACATGAATGCTAACAAAAGCCCACTTACAGCCCGCTGTAAGAAACATAAAATGGCAAAAGCAACAACAAAGACACAGCTCTGGGCAAAGTCAGAAGAGCGTTAAAGAGCGCAAGCCAAGCCATACATCACTCATGAAAACACATCATTTTGAATGGCTATTCATACCAGTAAGATGGTAAAAGGACAAATAAACACAGATTAATACATCTCAGCATTCAATGACTATCACAAGCAGTCTGAGCAGAAGTTTACCACATGGAAGGACAAATGGCAGAAATGCAGACAGAACAAAGACTTCAAGGTTGAAGATTTCCTTTTAAAGTAGCAGTCAGACATTTAAGACAAGAAACCTTAAACACTGAGAGGGGAAATTGTGCTAATCACCCATGTTTACAGCTGAAGTTTTCTGAAAGAAGCTATTTCCAATTAGCAGAGTTCAAGCATACTATCTTTAAGCTGCACACAAAGATATGCAGctcaattattaaattattaaaagaaggaaaaaagctACAAGAAGTTACAAACATGGGGACCAATCAGTACATTTTATTTGCTCATACTACATACTAGAACATATACTAATTCTTAGTATGCATGTTCAATTTAGTTGGTTGGAAGTGACAGTTAACTCACAGACAGAGACAGTTTGGACATGAATGTGTCACAGACGCACGAAGTAGCTCAGGCATAGAGCTGCAGCGTATGGATGGTCTAAATTAAATTAGGTGTATAGAGTCTCTTGGGTAGGACACAAGCTGGAATTGGATAGTTTACCCCAGAGGCGGGGCAGAGGTGGCTGGCCAATGAGAGCTGAGCTCAAGCCCCTCGCTCACCTTAAGGGCCTGCATGGCCATTTCTTCCTTTTCCTTCGGAGAGAAGAAGCGTCCACCGTCTCCGCGCTTCCTGGCCATGGCGTGACGATGACGGGACTCATGCAGGTATTTCTGGAAGGGAGTGGAAAAAATGTATactgaatatatattaaatattataattaataaatgatattaatattattatagggACAAATAATATCAAATATGATATTATATAGCCATGTCTatcatttaaagaaattaatacagctATTATTAAGGTACAAAAACATTACGACCGCTTTGCTGTTCTTaaaactatatactgtatataaaacactatgaaaatatAGCACTTATGTATTTatccaaatataaatgtaaatataaatgtaataaatataatatttgcacagagttatatacatatacacatatatattagtCACTGCCATTAAAAGTCAATGCTAttgccgtaaaaaaaaaaaacatactcttCTCTCTTTGGGTATTTTGCCCTCAGCTTCTAGTTTGGCACGGGCTTGTCTTCTCTTGAGGATCCTGTGATACTGTTTAGCGTTGACGTACAGAGGTTCCTCCTCCAGCATCTCTGCTCCAGGAAGAGGAATGCGCTGCATGGCGGGAACCGACCCGCCAGCCCCTGGGACCATCTGATGcaattataaacacacacaataaGGTTAGGAAGTGTGATCTAAATAGATCAGCTGTATAGCACAAACTCACTTTCGGTAATAGATAAAAATGACTTCAAGTGCTCACCATGACCATTCCTCCAGCATTGACCATGTTTCCTGCCATGGGAAGAGTGACCGTCACTGTGCCCTGACCGGTGTTGGTAGTGTTTGTGTTGGATCCAGCTGAGAGTAACTGAGCTCCTGCTAAAGATGCAGCTGGAATACTGATCATTCCTGAATGGACAATCACAAAATCCATTATTTACAAATACTAATTATTTACATGTCATCATCAGTAGTGTAAACACGTATTTTTAACGGCTTAAAACTGCATGACGTTTATGGCTTAATGTTTTGCAGAGGAGTAGCAGTGTTACCCTGCTGTAGGATGGTCCCGTCTGCATTAACA encodes the following:
- the cav4a gene encoding caveolin-2 — its product is MTGTMMRSMDARETEIDLRDAGDGEDDEGQQTWKTQLETVLEEEEEEDVISTQSDTRPLINERDPRQINESLKVSFEDVIAEPVSVRSGDRVWIWSHALFEVSKVWFYRIITALLAVPVSLLAGILFAILSFAHIWFFTPCVQVVLINTGWLQTLWSSVLDIIILPIFQSVAKCCSGISVVLTRE
- the LOC132119625 gene encoding nuclear transcription factor Y subunit alpha-like isoform X1 → MEQYTTTTASGEQIVVQTSSGQIQQQGTVTAVQLQTEPQVGQTAAQQVLQVQGQPLMVQVSGGQLISSSGQPIMVQAMTGGQGQTIMQVPVSGTQGFQQIQLVQPSQIQLPGGQTLQLHGQQGQTQQFIIQQPQTAVTAGQNQGQQQITLQGQQVAQTAEGQTIVYQPVNADGTILQQGMISIPAASLAGAQLLSAGSNTNTTNTGQGTVTVTLPMAGNMVNAGGMVMMVPGAGGSVPAMQRIPLPGAEMLEEEPLYVNAKQYHRILKRRQARAKLEAEGKIPKERRKYLHESRHRHAMARKRGDGGRFFSPKEKEEMAMQALKVSEGLELSSHWPATSAPPLG
- the LOC132119625 gene encoding nuclear transcription factor Y subunit alpha-like isoform X2, translated to MEQYTTTTASGEQIVVQTSSGQIQQQGTVTAVQLQTEPQVGQTAAQQVLQVQGQPLMVQVSGGQLISSSGQPIMVQAMTGGQGQTIMQVPVSGTQGFQQIQLVQPSQIQLPGGQTLQLHGQQGQTQQFIIQQPQTAVTAGQNQGQQQITLQGQQVAQTAEGQTIVYQPVNADGTILQQGMISIPAASLAGAQLLSAGSNTNTTNTGQGTVTVTLPMAGNMVNAGGMVMMVPGAGGSVPAMQRIPLPGAEMLEEEPLYVNAKQYHRILKRRQARAKLEAEGKIPKERRKYLHESRHRHAMARKRGDGGRFFSPKEKEEMAMQALKKSEQDQSEEDTVGHMIQVA
- the LOC132119625 gene encoding nuclear transcription factor Y subunit alpha-like isoform X3, whose protein sequence is MEQYTTTTASGEQIVVQTSSGQIQQQVQGQPLMVQVSGGQLISSSGQPIMVQAMTGGQGQTIMQVPVSGTQGFQQIQLVQPSQIQLPGGQTLQLHGQQGQTQQFIIQQPQTAVTAGQNQGQQQITLQGQQVAQTAEGQTIVYQPVNADGTILQQGMISIPAASLAGAQLLSAGSNTNTTNTGQGTVTVTLPMAGNMVNAGGMVMMVPGAGGSVPAMQRIPLPGAEMLEEEPLYVNAKQYHRILKRRQARAKLEAEGKIPKERRKYLHESRHRHAMARKRGDGGRFFSPKEKEEMAMQALKVSEGLELSSHWPATSAPPLG